In Manis pentadactyla isolate mManPen7 chromosome 8, mManPen7.hap1, whole genome shotgun sequence, the following are encoded in one genomic region:
- the DBI gene encoding acyl-CoA-binding protein isoform X1 has protein sequence MSQAEFDKAAEDVKNLKTKPADDEMLFIYGHYKQATVGDINTERPGLLDLRGKAKWDAWNSLKGTAKEDAMKAYINKVEDLKKKYGI, from the exons ATGTCTCAG GCTGAGTTTGACAAAGCTGCTGAGGATGTTAAGAACCTCAAGACCAAACCAGCAGATGATGAGATGCTGTTCATCTACGGCCACTACAAGCAAGCAACTGTGGGTGACATAAATACAG AGCGGCCTGGGCTGTTGGACCTCAGAGGCAAGGCCAAGTGGGATGCCTGGAACTCACTGAAAG GAACTGCCAAGGAAGATGCCATGAAAGCTTACATCAACAAAGTAGAAGACCTAAAGAAAAAATATGGAATATAA
- the DBI gene encoding acyl-CoA-binding protein isoform X2 — protein MLFIYGHYKQATVGDINTERPGLLDLRGKAKWDAWNSLKGTAKEDAMKAYINKVEDLKKKYGI, from the exons ATGCTGTTCATCTACGGCCACTACAAGCAAGCAACTGTGGGTGACATAAATACAG AGCGGCCTGGGCTGTTGGACCTCAGAGGCAAGGCCAAGTGGGATGCCTGGAACTCACTGAAAG GAACTGCCAAGGAAGATGCCATGAAAGCTTACATCAACAAAGTAGAAGACCTAAAGAAAAAATATGGAATATAA